In Pseudoxanthobacter soli DSM 19599, a single window of DNA contains:
- a CDS encoding invasion associated locus B family protein — MDCSPVGVETGCRDCWIGNGFENDGDSMTSEMLANRGRTNRGRRLATAGAAAALLAAVFGADAQAQDQQAAPAPKGGQQQAAPSPNNFLDTPWLKFCSTDPQSKKQLCVVAKDLRLDTAGGAPIASVAVREFQGESRRVLMVAVPVGMQIQPGLRVQVDSGKQDQAKYSICFQNACFAEMVASDQLIASMKKGNQMTLVTINQQGSPIAFPVSLKNFSKVYDGPATDPAVLQKQQEELQSQLDKRAEAQRQKLIEEQKKATSGETSDTGSAPAPAPAQ, encoded by the coding sequence ATGGACTGCTCACCGGTCGGTGTTGAGACGGGCTGCCGCGATTGCTGGATCGGCAACGGATTCGAGAACGACGGGGATTCCATGACGAGTGAGATGCTCGCAAATCGCGGACGGACCAATCGCGGGCGGCGTCTGGCGACGGCCGGCGCGGCGGCTGCGCTGCTCGCGGCCGTGTTCGGCGCGGATGCTCAGGCCCAGGACCAGCAGGCCGCTCCGGCACCCAAGGGTGGCCAGCAGCAGGCGGCGCCTTCGCCCAACAACTTCCTCGACACGCCCTGGCTGAAGTTCTGCAGCACCGATCCGCAGTCCAAGAAGCAGCTCTGCGTGGTCGCCAAGGACCTTCGCCTCGACACCGCCGGCGGTGCGCCGATCGCGTCCGTCGCCGTGCGCGAGTTCCAGGGTGAGTCGCGCCGCGTGCTGATGGTTGCCGTGCCGGTCGGCATGCAGATCCAGCCGGGCCTGCGTGTGCAGGTCGACAGCGGCAAGCAGGATCAGGCCAAGTACTCGATCTGCTTCCAGAACGCCTGCTTCGCGGAGATGGTGGCGAGCGACCAGCTCATCGCCTCCATGAAGAAGGGCAACCAGATGACGCTGGTGACCATCAACCAGCAGGGCAGCCCGATCGCGTTCCCGGTTTCGCTGAAGAACTTCTCCAAGGTCTATGACGGCCCGGCGACCGATCCCGCGGTGCTGCAGAAGCAGCAGGAAGAGCTGCAGTCGCAGCTCGACAAGCGCGCCGAAGCCCAGCGCCAGAAGCTCATCGAGGAGCAGAAGAAGGCGACCTCGGGCGAGACCAGCGACACCGGTTCGGCGCCGGCTCCGGCCCCGGCCCAGTAA
- a CDS encoding DsbA family oxidoreductase, producing MNPLEPMIIDVVSDVVCPWCFLGERRLHRALEMLPDLAIEVRWRPYQLDPGVPKEGVDRQDYMAAKFKDPVHLEEIHARLNALGADEEIAFAFDAIARQPNSLDAHRLIRWAGMEGAQDAVVDRLFTLFFSEGADIGDHAVLVEAAKDAGMDGTVVARLLEGPSDVDAVRSEIETAQRIGVTGVPCFILDGKYAVMGAQEAESLAEAIRQAAEQRGDTEAAD from the coding sequence ATGAACCCGCTGGAGCCCATGATCATCGACGTCGTCTCCGACGTCGTCTGCCCCTGGTGCTTTCTCGGCGAGCGCCGGCTGCACCGCGCGCTGGAAATGCTGCCAGACCTTGCCATTGAGGTTCGCTGGCGGCCGTATCAGCTCGATCCCGGCGTGCCGAAGGAGGGCGTCGACCGGCAGGACTATATGGCGGCGAAGTTCAAGGATCCCGTGCATCTCGAGGAGATCCACGCCCGTCTCAACGCGCTCGGCGCCGACGAGGAGATCGCCTTCGCGTTCGACGCCATCGCCCGGCAGCCGAACAGCCTCGATGCCCACCGGCTGATTCGCTGGGCGGGGATGGAGGGTGCGCAGGACGCGGTGGTCGACCGGCTGTTCACCCTGTTCTTCTCCGAGGGCGCGGACATCGGCGATCACGCCGTGCTGGTCGAAGCGGCGAAGGACGCCGGCATGGACGGCACCGTCGTGGCGCGCCTGCTGGAGGGGCCGTCCGACGTCGACGCGGTGCGCAGCGAGATCGAGACCGCCCAGCGCATCGGCGTCACCGGCGTTCCCTGCTTCATCCTCGACGGCAAATATGCCGTGATGGGCGCGCAGGAGGCCGAGTCCCTCGCAGAGGCGATCCGGCAGGCGGCCGAACAGCGCGGCGATACGGAGGCGGCGGACTGA
- a CDS encoding winged helix-turn-helix transcriptional regulator, with translation MARARQSHQESPAGKAMERTLSMIGGKWKGVILHHLSASTLRFNELRRRMPGITQRMLTSQLRELEADGLITRTVYAQVPPRVDYALSPLGTSLASILSALEAWGAAHPAPEPAAVTAAAALKPVLPAVEPLPPPRATSVRPEAEEPFIPSPFIATPAAAASFMEALSALTREEEDAGEPEAAPSVGQEEAFRPSEVFGGSAYAETYEAPAEPDPAATSEPDANTAAPTDAAAEAPAADVPAEPESAAQPETEEQPKTEEQAKTEEQPKYRIRPWTPRDFSLFR, from the coding sequence ATGGCGCGTGCCCGCCAGTCCCATCAGGAATCCCCCGCCGGCAAGGCGATGGAGCGGACGCTGTCGATGATCGGCGGCAAGTGGAAGGGCGTGATCCTGCACCATCTCTCGGCGTCGACGCTGCGCTTCAACGAGCTCAGGCGCCGGATGCCGGGCATCACCCAGCGGATGCTGACGAGCCAGTTGCGGGAACTCGAGGCCGACGGCCTGATCACCCGCACCGTCTATGCCCAGGTCCCCCCGCGGGTGGACTATGCGCTGTCGCCGCTTGGGACGAGCCTCGCCTCGATCCTCTCGGCGCTCGAAGCGTGGGGGGCGGCCCATCCGGCGCCCGAGCCCGCAGCCGTGACGGCGGCCGCTGCGCTGAAGCCGGTGCTGCCCGCCGTCGAGCCCTTGCCGCCGCCCCGTGCTACTAGTGTCCGGCCGGAGGCGGAGGAGCCGTTCATCCCCTCCCCGTTCATCGCCACCCCCGCCGCTGCCGCGAGCTTCATGGAAGCGCTGTCGGCTCTGACGCGCGAGGAAGAGGACGCCGGTGAGCCCGAGGCGGCCCCGTCGGTCGGACAGGAGGAGGCGTTCCGGCCGAGCGAGGTCTTCGGCGGCTCGGCCTATGCCGAGACCTATGAGGCGCCGGCCGAGCCCGATCCGGCCGCCACGTCGGAGCCGGACGCGAACACGGCCGCTCCCACCGACGCGGCGGCGGAAGCGCCTGCGGCGGATGTTCCGGCGGAGCCCGAGAGCGCCGCGCAGCCCGAAACCGAAGAACAGCCAAAGACCGAAGAGCAAGCCAAGACCGAAGAGCAGCCGAAATACCGCATTCGGCCCTGGACGCCGCGCGACTTCTCGCTGTTCCGATAA
- a CDS encoding VOC family protein encodes MSHGHFIWNELTTRNAEAAVHFYKATLGWTFEVMPMEGGGTYYTARDGEAYVAGIFTMEGKYFEGVPEHWFSYIEVDDVDRRAALFAEAGGCVARAPWDIPNVGRIAVVQDAGGAYVGLMKPIAR; translated from the coding sequence ATGTCGCACGGCCACTTCATCTGGAACGAGCTCACCACCCGCAATGCCGAGGCGGCCGTGCATTTCTACAAGGCGACCCTCGGCTGGACGTTCGAGGTGATGCCGATGGAAGGCGGCGGCACCTACTACACCGCGCGCGACGGCGAGGCCTATGTCGCCGGCATCTTCACCATGGAAGGCAAGTATTTCGAGGGCGTGCCGGAGCACTGGTTCTCGTATATCGAGGTCGACGATGTCGACCGTCGCGCCGCCCTGTTCGCGGAAGCCGGCGGCTGCGTGGCCCGGGCGCCCTGGGACATTCCGAATGTCGGCCGCATCGCCGTCGTGCAGGACGCCGGCGGGGCCTATGTCGGCCTGATGAAGCCCATCGCTCGCTGA
- the mfd gene encoding transcription-repair coupling factor: MTRPSFADLLAHGGDATLSAVPDGYDALVVADLARASFARGGEGPSLVVVARDGVRLSAMAEALAVFAPEAELIHLPGWDCMPYDRVSPSAVVAARRMAALASLARPPAKGGPSRPRIVLTTVNATSQRVPARDDLAAALFSAHVGNRVDISVLVRWLEDNGFLRTATVRDAGEYAVRGGIVDLFAPGAEAPVRLDFFGDTLESIRRFDPESQRTTGQLTRVDLMPMSEVVLTPDTIRRFRQAYVAAFGAPDRSDALYHSISEGRRFPGMEHWLPLFHERLDTVFAYFGAAPLVLDPLVDEVLGERLKQALDHYEARRATLSGPKQAAGEVPYRPIAPESLYLDQDSWIAAMAGHTRLRLSPFSVPETALSGPVIDMGARHGRTFAAERAAGANVFDAVVSYIVDLRRAKRRIVLASWSAGSRDRLGQILADHGLGAVKPVEAWSEIDGLPREVVALAVLGVETGFEAGDLVVVGEQDILGDRLVRQRRRKSSGAEALTEASSLSQGDLVVHVDHGIGRFVGLKTVEAAGHPHDCLEIVYAGGDKLFLPVENIELLTRYGSEDNDAQLDKLGGGAWQARKARIRQRIREIAEQLIKTAAARMLRAAPVMAPAEGVYDEFVARFPYDETEDQLAAIEAVVEDLSAGRPMDRLVCGDVGFGKTEVALRAAFVAAMSGHQVAILVPTTLLARQHFKTVVSRFQGMPLKLAQLSRLVTAKEQSEVKKGLADGSIDVVVGTHALLAKGIQFRDLGLLIVDEEQHFGVKHKERLKELKADVHVLTLSATPIPRTLQLALTGVRELSLIATPPVDRLAVRTFISPFDPLVIRETLLRERFRGGQTFYVCPRISDLAEAKTFLDETVPEVKVAVAHGQMPPGELDDIMNAFYDGQYDVLLSTTIVESGLDIPSANTLVVHRADMFGLAQLYQLRGRVGRSKTRAYALFTVPAGKPMTATAERRLKVLQSLDTLGAGFQLASHDLDIRGAGNLLGDEQSGHIKEVGFELYQSMLEEAVANLKAGGDEDETDERWSPQISIGTPVLIPEDYVPDLQLRLGLYRRLADIAEPAEIDSFGAEMVDRFGPLPEEVEHLLRIVYIKGLCRRANVEKIDAGPKGVVIAFRGGVFANPVGLVRYIGEQGVLAKIRPDHRVVLSREWAKPDDRLKGTAAVLVKLVRLAEEGTKKAA; the protein is encoded by the coding sequence ATGACCCGCCCGAGCTTCGCCGACCTGCTGGCGCACGGTGGCGACGCCACCCTCTCCGCCGTGCCCGACGGCTACGACGCCCTCGTCGTCGCCGATCTCGCGCGCGCGTCGTTCGCGCGGGGCGGCGAGGGGCCTTCGCTGGTCGTCGTCGCGCGCGACGGCGTGCGGCTGTCGGCGATGGCGGAAGCCCTCGCGGTGTTCGCGCCCGAGGCGGAGCTGATCCACCTGCCGGGTTGGGACTGCATGCCCTATGACCGGGTGTCGCCGTCCGCCGTCGTGGCGGCACGCCGCATGGCGGCGCTGGCCTCGCTCGCCCGGCCTCCCGCCAAGGGCGGTCCGTCCCGCCCGCGCATCGTGCTCACCACCGTCAATGCCACGTCCCAGCGCGTGCCGGCGCGCGACGATCTCGCCGCCGCGCTGTTCTCCGCCCATGTCGGCAATCGCGTCGACATCTCCGTGCTGGTACGCTGGCTGGAGGACAACGGCTTCCTGCGCACGGCGACCGTTCGCGACGCCGGCGAATATGCGGTGCGCGGCGGCATCGTCGATCTGTTCGCGCCTGGGGCCGAGGCGCCGGTGCGGCTCGATTTCTTCGGCGACACGCTGGAATCGATCCGCCGTTTCGATCCCGAAAGCCAGCGCACCACCGGCCAGCTCACCCGCGTCGACCTGATGCCGATGAGCGAGGTGGTGCTGACGCCGGATACGATCCGCCGCTTCCGCCAGGCCTATGTCGCGGCGTTCGGCGCACCGGACCGCTCCGACGCGCTCTACCATTCCATCAGCGAGGGTCGGCGCTTTCCCGGCATGGAGCATTGGCTGCCGCTGTTCCACGAGCGGCTCGACACGGTGTTCGCCTATTTCGGCGCGGCACCGCTGGTGCTCGATCCGCTGGTGGACGAGGTGCTCGGCGAGCGGCTGAAGCAGGCGCTCGATCACTACGAGGCGCGCCGCGCCACGCTGTCCGGCCCGAAGCAGGCGGCCGGCGAGGTGCCCTACCGGCCGATCGCGCCCGAAAGCCTCTATCTCGATCAGGATTCCTGGATCGCGGCCATGGCCGGCCACACCCGGCTGCGGCTGTCGCCGTTCTCGGTGCCAGAGACCGCGCTCAGCGGTCCCGTCATCGACATGGGCGCCAGGCACGGCCGCACCTTCGCCGCCGAGCGGGCGGCCGGCGCCAACGTGTTCGACGCGGTGGTGTCCTACATCGTCGACCTGCGGCGGGCGAAGCGGCGCATCGTGCTCGCGTCCTGGAGCGCCGGCTCGCGCGACCGCCTCGGCCAGATCCTCGCCGATCATGGCCTCGGCGCCGTCAAGCCGGTCGAGGCGTGGTCCGAGATCGACGGGCTGCCGCGCGAGGTGGTGGCGCTCGCCGTGCTCGGCGTCGAGACCGGCTTCGAGGCGGGCGACCTCGTCGTCGTCGGCGAGCAGGATATTCTCGGCGACAGGCTGGTGCGCCAGCGGCGCCGCAAGTCGAGCGGCGCCGAGGCGCTGACGGAAGCCTCCAGCCTCTCCCAGGGCGACCTCGTGGTCCACGTCGACCACGGTATCGGCCGCTTCGTCGGCCTCAAGACCGTGGAGGCCGCCGGCCATCCGCATGATTGCCTCGAGATCGTCTATGCCGGCGGCGACAAGCTGTTCCTGCCGGTCGAGAACATCGAGCTTCTCACCCGCTACGGCTCCGAGGACAACGACGCCCAGCTCGACAAGCTCGGCGGCGGCGCCTGGCAGGCCCGCAAGGCGCGGATCCGCCAGCGCATCCGCGAGATCGCCGAGCAGCTCATCAAGACCGCGGCGGCGCGGATGCTGCGGGCAGCGCCGGTGATGGCGCCGGCCGAAGGCGTCTACGACGAATTCGTCGCCCGCTTCCCCTATGACGAGACCGAGGACCAACTCGCCGCCATCGAGGCGGTGGTCGAGGACCTCTCGGCCGGCCGGCCGATGGATCGTCTCGTCTGCGGCGACGTCGGCTTCGGCAAGACCGAGGTGGCGCTGCGCGCGGCCTTCGTCGCCGCCATGTCGGGCCATCAGGTCGCGATCCTCGTGCCGACCACGCTGTTGGCGCGCCAGCACTTCAAGACCGTGGTGAGCCGCTTCCAGGGCATGCCGCTCAAGCTCGCCCAGCTTTCTCGGCTGGTCACCGCCAAGGAGCAGTCCGAGGTCAAGAAGGGGCTTGCGGACGGCAGCATCGACGTCGTCGTCGGCACCCACGCTCTGCTCGCCAAGGGCATCCAGTTCCGCGATCTCGGCCTTCTCATCGTCGACGAGGAGCAGCACTTCGGCGTCAAGCACAAGGAGCGGCTGAAGGAACTCAAGGCCGACGTGCACGTGCTGACGCTGTCGGCGACGCCGATCCCGCGCACGCTGCAACTGGCCCTGACTGGCGTGCGCGAGCTGTCGCTGATCGCGACGCCGCCGGTCGACCGGCTGGCGGTGCGCACCTTCATCTCGCCGTTCGACCCGCTCGTCATCCGCGAGACGCTGCTGCGCGAGCGCTTCCGCGGCGGCCAGACCTTCTATGTCTGCCCGCGCATCTCCGACCTCGCCGAGGCCAAGACGTTCCTCGACGAAACGGTGCCCGAGGTGAAGGTCGCGGTCGCCCACGGCCAGATGCCGCCGGGCGAGCTCGACGACATCATGAACGCGTTCTACGACGGCCAGTACGATGTGCTGCTGTCGACCACCATCGTCGAATCCGGCCTCGACATCCCCTCCGCCAACACGCTGGTCGTGCACCGCGCCGACATGTTCGGTCTGGCGCAGCTCTATCAGCTGCGCGGCCGCGTCGGCCGTTCCAAGACGCGCGCCTACGCGCTGTTCACCGTACCGGCAGGCAAGCCGATGACGGCGACCGCCGAGCGCCGTCTCAAGGTGCTTCAATCGCTCGACACGCTCGGCGCCGGGTTCCAGCTCGCCAGCCACGATCTCGACATCCGCGGCGCCGGCAACCTTCTCGGCGACGAACAGTCCGGCCACATCAAGGAAGTCGGCTTCGAACTCTATCAGTCGATGCTGGAGGAGGCGGTCGCCAACCTCAAGGCCGGAGGCGACGAGGACGAGACCGACGAGCGCTGGTCGCCGCAGATCTCCATCGGCACGCCGGTGCTGATCCCGGAAGACTATGTGCCGGACCTGCAACTGCGCCTCGGGCTCTACCGTCGCCTCGCCGACATCGCCGAGCCGGCCGAGATCGACAGCTTCGGCGCCGAGATGGTGGACCGCTTCGGGCCGCTGCCCGAGGAGGTCGAGCACCTTCTCAGGATCGTCTACATCAAGGGCCTCTGCCGCCGGGCCAATGTCGAGAAGATCGATGCCGGGCCGAAGGGCGTCGTCATTGCGTTCCGCGGTGGCGTGTTCGCCAACCCCGTCGGGCTCGTCCGCTATATCGGCGAGCAGGGCGTGCTGGCGAAGATCCGGCCGGACCATCGCGTCGTGCTCTCGCGCGAATGGGCGAAGCCCGACGACCGGCTCAAGGGCACGGCCGCCGTGCTGGTGAAGCTCGTCCGGCTCGCCGAGGAAGGCACCAAGAAAGCGGCGTGA
- a CDS encoding succinate dehydrogenase assembly factor 2: MTGTSVTSAEVDARRRKVLFRAWHRGMREMDLLLGSYVDARIVGWSDDQLAVFEALMDVPDQTLFGWVVGRMPIDPEHDTAIFADFLAFHAGTEIAKGLYDL; encoded by the coding sequence ATGACCGGCACATCCGTCACCAGCGCCGAAGTCGATGCGCGCCGCCGCAAGGTGCTGTTCCGGGCCTGGCATCGCGGCATGCGGGAGATGGACCTGCTGCTCGGCTCCTATGTCGATGCCCGCATCGTCGGCTGGTCCGACGACCAGCTCGCCGTGTTCGAGGCGCTGATGGACGTGCCCGACCAGACCCTGTTCGGCTGGGTCGTCGGCCGGATGCCGATCGACCCCGAGCACGACACGGCGATCTTCGCCGACTTTCTCGCGTTCCATGCGGGAACCGAGATCGCCAAGGGGCTTTATGACCTCTGA